A single window of Debaryomyces hansenii CBS767 chromosome F complete sequence DNA harbors:
- a CDS encoding DEHA2F00418p (no similarity): MWFGSAENLLLPSVTDLQNDGLIYFEQENVVASIVALASVIGSGRLLSPENNGQISGRSFLCSKLFNDGSGCINVEVSVTAQLLPDVSDAEFSIGSDQTIYLSSVTSRLSFLTGGLLEN, from the coding sequence ATGTGGTTCGGAAGCGCTGAAAATTTGCTTCTCCCTTCTGTTACCGATTTGCAAAACGACGGCTTGATATATTTCgaacaagaaaatgttGTTGCCTCCATTGTGGCGCTAGCCCTGGTCATTGGATCAGGCAGACTTTTATCTCCTGAAAATAATGGTCAAATTTCTGGAAGGAGTTTCTTATGCTCAAAGCTCTTCAATGATGGATCTGGTTGTATTAATGTAGAAGTTAGTGTGACTGCACAGTTGCTTCCAGATGTTTCCGATGCAGAATTTTCTATTGGCTCCGATCAAACAATTTACCTTAGTTCAGTAACATCTAGATTGCTGTTTCTTACTGGAGGACTATTggaaaattga
- a CDS encoding DEHA2F00374p (weakly similar to uniprot|P78573 Aspergillus fumigatus Fructosyl amine: oxygen oxidoreductase) — MTLNKDSKIILVGAGVFGLSNALHLAKSGYKNVTVFDRLDFGANHYTLLEGADTASADINKIFRAQYAEKKHYQELAFRAFEIWQEWDRKIQLLPESEVKEFTGLRLLDLCGMLRLDDQVGWEELASRDNFAREGLGPLRFDINDKNDLKRAKAQGYGPKVQFALDLQSKIPDLEGVFDSTSGMLYASRCLQYAAYLCKSMGVRFIMGGDKGTFKEYVMISNKIVGGIVTRDGKKHEAELVVINCGPWSTSLVPELDGINEGTGGNILICKIPDSRKDLKVKYSSKNFPIIGWKSGHSREHDYLAGMFIFPVIEPEGILKIIVRQTKYTNPEKLANGRVVSIPKTSNSNPPFEALPRHIVYQVREWLQTFFPDLIDLKWESRILWYTDTINNDYIYDYVPNKKGLFVACGGSGHAFKMLPVLGQFLVDKIEGRENFYTKLFAWRNAKDYEKDPNGLREGLNGARVYKRQLMSSPEDYIFNKMAPHL; from the coding sequence ATGACACTTAACAAGGATTCCAAGATCATTTTAGTCGGAGCTGGTGTTTTCGGTTTGTCCAACGCTTTGCATCTTGCGAAGAGTGGTTACAAAAATGTCACAGTATTTGACAGATTAGACTTCGGAGCAAACCACTATACATTACTTGAGGGCGCAGATACTGCTTCCGCTGATATAAACAAGATTTTCAGAGCCCAATATGCAGAAAAGAAGCATTATCAAGAGCTCGCATTTCGAGCTTTCGAAATATGGCAGGAATGGGATCGTAAAATACAATTACTCCCAGAATCGGAAGTCAAAGAGTTTACTGGCTTGCGTTTGTTGGATCTATGTGGTATGTTGAGGCTAGATGACCAGGTTGGGTGGGAAGAGTTAGCATCAAGAGATAATTTTGCTAGAGAAGGACTTGGTCCTTTACGTTTTGATATCAACGATAAGAACGATCTTAAAAGGGCTAAAGCTCAGGGCTACGGCCCAAAAGTTCAGTTTGCATTAGATTTGCAGTCAAAAATTCCTGATTTGGAAGGTGTATTCGACTCCACATCTGGGATGTTATATGCATCTAGATGTTTACAATATGCTGCTTACCTTTGCAAGTCAATGGGTGTTCGCTTTATCATGGGAGGAGATAAAGGTACTTTCAAAGAATACGTAATGATAAGCAACAAAATAGTTGGGGGGATAGTTACTCGAGATGGAAAGAAGCATGAGGCTGAGTTGGTAGTAATTAACTGTGGTCCGTGGTCAACGTCTCTCGTCCCAGAGTTGGACGGTATAAACGAGGGGACAGGTGgaaatattctaatttGCAAAATACCTGATAGTCGTAAGGACTTGAAAGTTAAGTATTCCTCTAAGAATTTTCCTATTATTGGCTGGAAAAGTGGACATTCAAGGGAGCATGACTATTTGGCTGGCATGTTTATTTTTCCAGTGATCGAGCCCGAAGGCATCCTAAAGATTATTGTGAGACAAACAAAGTATACAAATCCAGAGAAATTGGCGAATGGAAGAGTTGTCTCAATACCAAAGACATCAAATAGTAATCCGCCTTTTGAGGCTTTGCCTCGACATATTGTTTATCAAGTGAGGGAATGGCTTCAGACATTTTTCCCAgatttgattgatttaAAATGGGAAAGTAGGATTTTATGGTACACCGATACGATTAACAATGACTATATTTATGATTATGTCCCAAACAAAAAAGGTTTATTTGTTGCTTGTGGAGGCTCGGGTCATGCATTCAAGATGCTACCCGTGCTAGGCCAATTTCTTGTAGATAAGATTGAAGGACGTGAAAATTTCTACACAAAATTGTTTGCCTGGAGAAATGCTAAAgattatgaaaaagatCCAAACGGCCTAAGGGAAGGATTAAATGGGGCAAGAGTATACAAAAGACAATTGATGTCATCCCCTGAAGACTATATATTCAACAAGATGGCTCCACATTTGTAA
- a CDS encoding DEHA2F00396p (similar to uniprot|Q7S638 Neurospora crassa NCU04771), which yields MESTKDIIIVGAGIFGLSTAIALAERYANRTIHVVDRFEPPVPDGSSVDTTRCIRFDYKDETYCRLAHESMNLIKADPMISKLFHQQGMTFVYDGNHDTWEDIFLSSKSSAEKVNEREEGKMDYYDSAEDVFRSIHNRSPNSVETTELGGPKKWNKGYTNRVNGFIDARASIKVYYERARNFPNVNFRFQEVEKIDYFKNTKKVKGVLLKNGDKISADLVIVAAGAWSCKLVNLDNISKSSAIEVVWFKVTPSMEKEWKQMSITTNLSTGINIFPPYNGEIKVLRRSAGYKNTVAIESPSPFSRVKQEISVPRTIIDSPKDWIPEEAEIEIRGNLKEIMPSLCELPFDRTKLCWLTQTTTSNFIIDYYPEAENVLVATGGSAHAWKFVPIIGDKVVDFIEGRLETELIRKWSWKEKLTSTVENENAPRMKGDPKEMKECIRNVYDL from the coding sequence ATGGAATCTACCAAggatattattattgttggtGCTGGTATTTTTGGCTTATCAACTGCGATCGCGTTAGCAGAAAGATATGCAAATCGCACAATTCATGTTGTCGACAGATTTGAGCCGCCGGTACCCGACGGAAGCTCAGTAGATACAACTAGGTGTATTCGATTTGATTATAAAGATGAAACCTACTGCAGATTGGCCCATGAGtcaatgaatttaattaagGCAGACCCTATGATTTCTAAACTTTTCCATCAGCAGGGAATGACTTTTGTTTACGATGGAAACCACGATACTTGGGAAGATATATTCTTAAGTAGCAAGAGTTCCGCTGAAAAAGTCAATGAAAGGGAGGAGGGGAAGATGGATTATTACGACTCTGCCGAAGATGTTTTCCGAAGCATTCATAATAGGAGTCCTAATTCGGTAGAAACAACTGAATTAGGAGGACCAAAAAAGTGGAACAAAGGATACACTAACCGTGTGAATGGCTTTATTGATGCTAGAGCAAGCATAAAAGTATATTATGAGCGTGCAAGAAATTTTCCAAACGTTAATTTTAGATTTCAAGAGGTCGAAAAGATAGACTACTTCAAGAATACGAAGAAAGTGAAAGGTGtcttattgaaaaatggagaCAAGATTTCAGCCGACTTAGTTATTGTTGCAGCTGGTGCTTGGAGCTGTAAGCTAGTTAACttagataatatttctaagTCTAGCGCTATTGAAGTAGTTTGGTTCAAAGTGACTCCCTCAATGGAAAAGGAATGGAAGCAAATGTCAATAACCACAAACCTTTCAACAGGAATAAATATCTTCCCTCCATATAATGGAGAAATTAAAGTCTTGAGGAGATCAGCTGGCTACAAAAATACAGTCGCTATTGAATCGCCGAGCCCGTTCTCCCGAGTAAAACAAGAAATTTCAGTTCCCCGAACCATTATTGATAGTCCAAAAGATTGGATTccagaagaagcagaaatTGAGATTAGAggaaatttgaaagaaataatgCCTTCTTTGTGCGAATTACCATTCGATAGGACCAAACTATGCTGGTTAACGCAGACTACAACCTCtaattttataattgacTATTATCCTGAGGCTGAAAACGTTTTGGTTGCTACGGGTGGCTCTGCCCATGCTTGGAAGTTTGTTCCAATAATAGGTGACAAAGTAGTTGATTTTATCGAAGGAAGGTTAGAAACAGAGCTAATTAGAAAATGGAGTTGGAAGGAAAAGCTAACATCGACTGTTGAAAATGAGAATGCTCCCAGAATGAAAGGGGATCCgaaagaaatgaaagaatGTATTAGGAATGTATATGATCTTTGA
- a CDS encoding DEHA2F00440p (no similarity), with translation MLVLVAGFGNGSRIIIDFTFIRYLYDGDTESLREAFLGSTNVVFEIELGYSSDQFNDNVVIVALQDFFSI, from the coding sequence atgctCGTATTAGTCGCTGGATTTGGAAATGGTAGCAGAATAATAATCGATTTTACCTTCATAAGATACTTATACGACGGTGATACTGAAAGTTTGAGAGAAGCCTTCCTTGGCCTGACAAATGTcgtttttgaaattgaattggGATATTCAAGTGATCAGTTTAATGACAATGTTGTAATTGTGGCATTACAGGACTTTTTCtctatttaa